The bacterium genome window below encodes:
- a CDS encoding APC family permease, translating to MSTSTGFRKSLTLTGVTVNAMALIAPGAFLWITYQLQAAQVDAAGTSTALDIWPGLALALVIAFLTAISYAMLSERYPDAGTGSSYYFAEKAFLDKEEHEFHRWARVAKFIVGWISHLYYWVYPGVMVAMMATMIVYLAGLFNLAAPPLAQVAIAVVFSFLTGYVAYRGISGSTLVSLFINAIQIAALVVISVLALSYRFGNPHHVVFLHPTLASVLLPHRWSHVLFQSTIAILLLVGFESATAFTAEALHPSFVSRGVILSLILQGLVCYLFEYFAAGAWINTAYTVKDASGKLVAGFAAAGASQAPIGDMVRVLGDTLLGGIGFFLLLIVAVTVAIAVFGTTLACMNTGVRLSYAMGRDEEIPAILGLLHGRFATPHFGVLLMAAVSAVIGGFGVLSVTNLTAMTFLSNIGTFLLYGLTNVVALVAFRRDPGARTTTHILIPALGILANAAMLLAVLYLGVLGGGDTRVAALISIVATAGWCLLGVAYFIANTRARGSRTWAQRPVDPA from the coding sequence ATGTCGACATCAACGGGTTTTCGAAAGAGCCTCACGCTCACGGGCGTGACGGTGAACGCGATGGCGCTCATCGCCCCCGGCGCCTTCTTGTGGATCACCTACCAGCTCCAGGCGGCTCAGGTCGATGCCGCCGGCACGTCCACGGCCTTGGACATCTGGCCGGGGCTCGCCCTGGCGCTCGTCATCGCTTTTCTCACGGCCATTTCCTACGCGATGCTGAGCGAGCGCTACCCGGATGCTGGGACCGGGTCGTCGTATTACTTCGCGGAAAAAGCGTTTCTCGACAAAGAGGAACACGAGTTCCACCGCTGGGCGCGGGTGGCGAAGTTCATTGTCGGGTGGATCTCCCACCTTTACTACTGGGTCTACCCGGGGGTGATGGTGGCGATGATGGCCACCATGATCGTCTACCTCGCCGGCCTGTTCAATCTCGCCGCTCCCCCGCTGGCGCAGGTCGCGATCGCCGTCGTGTTCTCGTTCCTGACCGGCTACGTAGCTTACCGCGGGATCAGCGGGTCGACCCTCGTCAGCCTGTTCATCAACGCCATCCAGATCGCCGCCCTGGTCGTGATCTCCGTCCTCGCCTTGAGTTACCGGTTCGGCAACCCCCACCACGTCGTGTTTCTGCACCCCACGCTGGCGAGCGTGCTCCTGCCGCACCGGTGGAGCCACGTGCTCTTTCAATCCACGATCGCCATTCTGCTGCTGGTGGGATTTGAGTCGGCCACCGCGTTCACGGCGGAGGCCCTCCACCCCAGCTTCGTCAGCCGGGGGGTGATCCTCTCCCTGATCCTGCAGGGGCTCGTCTGCTATCTCTTCGAGTACTTTGCGGCGGGCGCCTGGATCAACACGGCGTACACGGTCAAAGACGCCAGCGGGAAGCTCGTCGCCGGGTTCGCGGCCGCCGGTGCGTCCCAGGCGCCGATCGGGGACATGGTCCGGGTTCTCGGCGACACGCTGCTCGGCGGGATCGGCTTTTTCCTCCTCCTCATCGTCGCGGTCACGGTCGCGATCGCGGTGTTCGGCACCACGCTCGCCTGCATGAACACCGGGGTGCGGCTCAGCTATGCGATGGGGAGGGATGAGGAGATCCCCGCCATCCTCGGCCTGCTGCACGGGCGGTTCGCCACGCCGCACTTCGGGGTGCTGCTGATGGCCGCCGTATCCGCGGTGATCGGGGGGTTCGGCGTCCTCTCGGTGACGAATCTCACGGCCATGACCTTCCTCTCGAACATCGGGACGTTCCTCCTCTACGGGCTCACGAACGTCGTGGCGTTGGTTGCCTTCCGCCGGGACCCCGGGGCTCGCACCACCACCCACATCCTGATCCCGGCCCTTGGGATCCTCGCCAACGCGGCCATGCTTTTGGCCGTCCTCTACCTCGGGGTGCTGGGGGGCGGGGACACGCGGGTCGCGGCGCTGATCTCGATCGTGGCCACCGCTGGGTGGTGCCTCTTGGGGGTGGCGTACTTCATCGCCAACACTCGGGCGCGCGGCAGCCGGACCTGGGCACAGCGGCCGGTCGATCCCGCGTAG
- a CDS encoding protein phosphatase 2C domain-containing protein yields MRPKNEDYHRCEIPEDRALLDSRGSLFLVADGVGGSGGGAVASAEAAHAVIQEYYLGPGGDPGRALRRAVERANLHICHLRAGHPGLAGMQTTLTALVLCGSRYWIGHVGDSKAFLMRGGSLRQLTRDHTMVQEMRRLGLVSARRATRHPHRHLLTRTIGGDLLVAVDLQRGEACPGDCFVLSTDGLFEHLEPEEIRATFAGSSAAAAAAACVAEAKRRGGFDNLTVVAARIPT; encoded by the coding sequence GTGCGGCCAAAGAATGAGGACTATCACCGCTGCGAGATCCCCGAGGATCGGGCGTTGCTCGACAGCCGCGGTAGCCTGTTCCTGGTCGCGGACGGGGTCGGCGGGTCGGGGGGAGGAGCGGTGGCCAGCGCCGAGGCCGCTCACGCGGTGATCCAGGAATACTATCTCGGGCCGGGCGGCGATCCCGGGCGGGCGCTCCGCCGGGCGGTCGAACGCGCGAACCTGCACATCTGCCATCTCCGGGCGGGCCACCCGGGATTGGCGGGGATGCAGACCACACTGACGGCGCTCGTCCTATGCGGCAGCCGCTATTGGATCGGGCACGTCGGAGATTCCAAAGCATTTCTGATGCGCGGCGGATCGCTGCGCCAACTCACACGGGACCACACGATGGTGCAGGAGATGCGCCGCCTCGGGCTCGTGTCCGCGAGGCGTGCGACCCGCCACCCGCACCGGCACCTGCTGACCCGTACGATCGGGGGGGATCTCCTGGTCGCGGTTGACCTGCAACGCGGCGAGGCCTGCCCCGGGGACTGTTTTGTCCTCTCGACGGACGGGCTCTTCGAGCACTTGGAGCCCGAGGAAATCCGCGCGACGTTCGCGGGCTCTTCGGCGGCCGCCGCGGCCGCCGCGTGTGTCGCCGAAGCCAAGCGGCGGGGCGGGTTTGACAACCTGACCGTCGTAGCCGCCCGGATCCCAACCTGA
- a CDS encoding response regulator — translation MEEPSKGRILLVDDEALIRMGMRAILKDLGYEVVGEAADGREALQKVAALRPDVVLMDIKMPGMNGLEATRRIMATHPVPIIVLTAYNQRSLVEEAADAGVLAYLMKPVRESDVAPAIEVARARFADLWWLSRGSEPASGDEARDDDGVEGRVALRLEAAARILRDRYQLTGAQATSRLRRLARTSRRTLAEVAEAVIALEGEASGDVG, via the coding sequence ATGGAGGAACCGTCGAAAGGGCGCATTCTCCTCGTCGACGACGAGGCCCTGATCCGGATGGGGATGCGGGCGATCCTGAAGGATCTGGGCTACGAGGTGGTGGGCGAAGCGGCCGACGGCCGGGAGGCGCTGCAGAAAGTCGCGGCGCTGCGCCCCGACGTCGTGCTCATGGACATCAAGATGCCGGGGATGAACGGGTTGGAAGCGACCCGCCGGATCATGGCCACTCACCCCGTGCCGATCATCGTGCTCACGGCGTATAACCAGCGCAGTCTGGTGGAGGAGGCGGCGGACGCGGGAGTCCTGGCCTACCTGATGAAACCCGTGCGGGAGTCGGACGTCGCCCCGGCGATCGAGGTGGCGCGCGCACGCTTTGCGGACCTGTGGTGGTTGAGTCGCGGGAGCGAGCCGGCGTCGGGAGACGAGGCCCGGGACGACGATGGGGTGGAAGGCCGGGTCGCGCTCCGCCTCGAGGCGGCCGCCCGCATTCTGCGGGATCGGTATCAGCTCACCGGGGCCCAAGCGACCTCCCGCCTGCGCCGACTGGCCCGGACCTCCCGCAGAACGCTGGCCGAGGTCGCCGAGGCCGTCATCGCGCTCGAGGGCGAAGCGTCCGGAGACGTGGGGTGA
- a CDS encoding carbohydrate ABC transporter permease, translating to MNAPKRFGRLVHGSLLVLLAVFSVLPIYFVTLESLKTTKEDVFGNPFYVLHPTLDWYQDLFAPVGYLHYGQIIQPAVPFLVWAGNTAIVFSVALAVILTASLAAGYALGRMRPPGWRWWRRGLLATFLIPQTILFLPLYQMVFRLHLDDNLMALVLTYPMLAIPFCAWLFSIYFQKLSPEIEESAYIEGANRFTAFLKIILPMSRPVVIAAGLFALGVISSDFMFAGVFLPNEWHQTIAAGMATMDVSLEDLTVVSGVSLGGLPVLVIAALFAGSYVRGLTAAMIEGA from the coding sequence GTGAACGCGCCAAAGCGCTTCGGCCGGCTGGTCCACGGGAGCCTCCTCGTGCTCCTCGCCGTGTTCAGCGTCCTCCCGATCTACTTCGTGACGCTCGAATCGCTGAAAACGACGAAGGAGGACGTCTTCGGGAACCCCTTCTACGTCCTTCACCCCACCCTGGATTGGTATCAGGATCTGTTCGCCCCCGTCGGCTACCTCCACTACGGCCAGATCATCCAGCCCGCGGTGCCCTTCCTGGTCTGGGCAGGAAACACCGCGATCGTGTTCAGCGTCGCCCTCGCCGTGATCCTCACCGCGAGCCTCGCCGCCGGGTATGCACTCGGCCGCATGCGGCCGCCGGGGTGGCGTTGGTGGCGGCGGGGGTTGTTGGCGACCTTCCTCATCCCGCAGACGATCCTGTTTCTTCCGCTGTACCAGATGGTGTTCCGCCTCCATCTCGACGACAATCTCATGGCGCTGGTGCTGACCTACCCGATGCTGGCGATCCCGTTCTGTGCCTGGCTGTTCTCGATCTACTTCCAGAAGCTCAGCCCGGAGATCGAGGAATCGGCGTATATCGAGGGGGCCAACCGCTTCACGGCGTTCCTGAAGATCATCCTGCCGATGAGCCGCCCGGTGGTCATCGCAGCGGGGCTGTTTGCGCTCGGGGTGATCAGCAGCGACTTCATGTTCGCCGGCGTCTTCCTCCCCAACGAGTGGCACCAGACCATCGCCGCCGGGATGGCGACGATGGACGTCAGCCTGGAAGACCTGACGGTGGTGTCCGGGGTGAGCCTGGGGGGCCTGCCCGTGCTCGTGATCGCCGCGCTGTTTGCCGGCTCCTACGTCCGCGGGCTGACCGCGGCGATGATCGAAGGCGCGTAG
- a CDS encoding carbohydrate ABC transporter permease → MTTPRRGRARWIVPAIIGLGSLFPIYMIGVESLKSVREDVTGNPLIVLQPTLKWYLGLFDPVTWLRGEVAVRRIPFLVWLGNTAIVTATALAVTLVTSVMAAYALGRLRPPGWRVWRRVLFATYLIPQTLLFLPIYNLVFRLHLDDHVMALVLVYPVLAVPFCVWLLSAYYQRLAPEVEESAYIEGASRLTAFLRIILPMSWPAVVAAGIFALGVITSDSIFASLFLPNQFHQTLAAGLGAMGPSMDNLSVIAAVNLAALSVMPLAAAFAGVYIRGLTAAMVEGA, encoded by the coding sequence ATGACCACCCCACGGCGGGGGCGCGCACGGTGGATTGTGCCGGCGATCATCGGCCTGGGAAGCCTCTTCCCCATCTACATGATCGGGGTGGAATCCCTGAAATCCGTCCGCGAGGACGTCACCGGCAATCCTCTGATTGTGCTTCAGCCAACGCTGAAGTGGTACCTCGGCCTCTTCGATCCGGTGACGTGGCTGCGGGGTGAGGTCGCCGTACGTCGGATCCCGTTCCTGGTCTGGCTGGGAAACACCGCGATCGTCACCGCGACCGCCCTCGCCGTCACGCTCGTCACCAGCGTGATGGCCGCGTACGCCCTGGGTCGGCTCCGCCCTCCCGGCTGGCGTGTCTGGCGGCGCGTCCTGTTCGCCACTTACCTGATCCCGCAGACGCTCTTGTTCCTTCCGATCTACAATCTCGTCTTCCGGCTCCACCTGGATGATCACGTGATGGCCCTGGTCCTGGTGTACCCGGTGCTGGCGGTGCCATTTTGCGTCTGGCTGTTGTCCGCGTATTACCAGCGGCTGGCGCCCGAGGTCGAGGAGTCCGCGTACATCGAGGGGGCCAGCCGGTTGACCGCGTTTCTCAGGATCATCCTCCCGATGAGCTGGCCCGCGGTGGTCGCCGCGGGGATTTTCGCCTTGGGAGTGATCACCAGCGACTCGATCTTCGCGTCGCTCTTTCTGCCAAATCAGTTCCATCAAACCCTCGCCGCCGGCCTGGGGGCGATGGGCCCGAGCATGGATAACCTCTCGGTGATCGCCGCGGTGAACCTCGCGGCGTTGTCCGTGATGCCCCTCGCCGCCGCGTTTGCCGGAGTGTACATCCGTGGGCTGACCGCCGCCATGGTCGAAGGGGCCTAA
- a CDS encoding sugar ABC transporter permease yields MAQVDLAAPRAGTVPAIGPSAPPLRRRREILTAYLLLAPALVLVLGFLAYPIGWEVWASLTDRSVERLSTNYVGLYNYVLFLNDPDFWTAARNTLGYLVLTGTLKLAVGLVVALSLGRTRRGRSVALLAAFLPWTYPAGAAMIGWSRFLSPPVHTAYSIPMGNLAAAFDRSLGTGTWGFLTLVVFNIWRGGSFTGIFLLAALKGIPQELFDYAALEVRDAWSHFRQVTLPLLRPFLALAAFLSLTTAVTDLGNAWLQTGGRDVYPIIWTHSFQYALLAGQWGKASALSLILVPLLAVFLFACYRLFEPLEDARA; encoded by the coding sequence GTGGCCCAGGTCGACCTCGCCGCACCCAGGGCCGGCACGGTGCCCGCGATTGGCCCTTCAGCCCCGCCCCTTCGGCGGCGCCGTGAGATCCTCACCGCCTACCTCCTCCTCGCCCCGGCCCTCGTGTTGGTTCTGGGCTTCCTGGCCTATCCAATCGGCTGGGAGGTGTGGGCCAGCCTGACCGACCGCTCGGTGGAGCGACTCTCTACCAACTACGTCGGGCTCTACAACTACGTGCTGTTCCTCAATGATCCGGATTTCTGGACCGCCGCCCGCAACACGCTCGGCTACCTGGTCCTGACGGGCACGCTCAAACTGGCGGTGGGACTCGTCGTCGCGCTGTCGCTGGGCCGGACCCGCCGCGGCCGGTCGGTCGCCCTCCTGGCCGCGTTCCTCCCTTGGACGTATCCCGCCGGGGCCGCCATGATCGGCTGGTCTCGGTTCTTGAGCCCCCCGGTGCACACCGCGTACAGCATCCCAATGGGAAACCTTGCCGCGGCGTTCGACAGATCGCTGGGTACCGGAACCTGGGGGTTCCTCACGCTGGTCGTCTTCAACATCTGGCGCGGGGGGTCGTTCACCGGCATCTTCCTGCTCGCGGCGCTGAAGGGCATCCCCCAGGAACTGTTCGATTACGCCGCGCTCGAGGTACGCGACGCGTGGTCGCACTTCCGTCAGGTGACGCTTCCCCTGCTGCGGCCGTTCCTTGCGCTGGCGGCGTTCCTCTCCCTTACCACCGCCGTCACCGACCTCGGAAACGCGTGGCTCCAAACGGGCGGGCGCGACGTGTACCCGATCATCTGGACCCATTCGTTCCAGTACGCGCTCCTCGCCGGGCAATGGGGAAAGGCCTCTGCCCTCTCGCTGATCCTGGTCCCGCTCCTCGCCGTGTTCCTCTTCGCCTGTTACCGTCTCTTCGAGCCCCTCGAGGACGCCCGGGCATGA
- a CDS encoding sugar ABC transporter permease → MAQQMTAPLATHSGGTSGRRDLTRRRREILGAYLLLAPAVLLVMGVLAYPLGWEFVVSLTNDSVLNLSTRFVGFSNYAGFLSDPGFWRATANTLAYLVITSVLKMAVGIAIALLLARPFPGRPLVFIAAFLPWAYPGGLGAVGWYWLMLPPLHSAFSGAMSDLRLFFDNLLGLGTWGFISLVTFNVWRGGSFVGIFLLAALNGIPQDLFDYADLEVKNAWRKFWMVIVPLLRPFLALATFLSFVGAVVDLGNVFDLSGFRNVYPIVWTQAFHLAIIGGEWGQAAALSLILMPVLVLILLACYRVFEPLEEDAA, encoded by the coding sequence ATGGCTCAGCAGATGACGGCGCCGTTGGCGACGCACAGCGGGGGGACCTCGGGCCGGCGGGATCTGACCCGGCGGCGGCGCGAGATCCTCGGCGCCTACCTCCTGCTGGCCCCGGCGGTGCTGCTGGTGATGGGTGTACTCGCCTACCCCCTCGGCTGGGAGTTCGTCGTCAGCCTCACCAATGACTCCGTGCTTAACCTGTCGACCCGCTTCGTGGGGTTCAGCAACTACGCGGGATTCCTCTCCGACCCGGGGTTCTGGCGCGCCACGGCCAACACGCTCGCCTATCTCGTGATCACCTCCGTCCTCAAGATGGCCGTGGGCATTGCGATCGCGCTCCTATTGGCCCGGCCTTTCCCCGGGAGGCCGCTGGTGTTCATCGCGGCGTTTCTCCCGTGGGCGTACCCCGGTGGGCTGGGGGCGGTCGGCTGGTATTGGCTGATGCTCCCGCCGCTACACTCCGCATTCTCCGGGGCGATGTCGGACCTCCGGCTGTTCTTCGACAACCTGTTGGGCCTGGGCACCTGGGGGTTCATCAGCCTTGTCACCTTCAACGTCTGGCGCGGCGGCTCGTTCGTAGGCATCTTCTTGCTCGCCGCCCTCAACGGCATCCCGCAGGATCTGTTTGATTACGCCGACCTCGAGGTCAAAAACGCTTGGCGGAAGTTCTGGATGGTCATTGTGCCGCTGCTCCGGCCGTTTCTGGCCCTGGCGACGTTCCTCTCGTTCGTCGGTGCGGTCGTCGACCTGGGCAACGTCTTCGATTTGTCGGGGTTCCGGAATGTGTACCCGATCGTCTGGACCCAGGCGTTTCACCTCGCCATCATCGGGGGGGAATGGGGACAGGCGGCCGCCCTGTCGCTGATCCTGATGCCGGTGCTGGTGCTGATCCTGCTCGCCTGTTACCGCGTGTTTGAACCGCTGGAAGAGGACGCGGCGTGA